The following proteins are encoded in a genomic region of Gimesia algae:
- a CDS encoding DUF1559 family PulG-like putative transporter has translation MNRLREISLPRLLILAICLLVVCRYCYTTHAQSTSTDALIKRQAKVQQSLWQLNLAFVKFQNPYYLPDIKKHPEYYDQQGDLKLSWRVHLLPYLGKQNLYDRFKLDESWDSPANAPLAKQMPDVYRSPDSPLATNRTRFRGFQGSWITNTEGNKVPTSIFAAGQTTQPRDITDGMSNTLLILETGPDQAVVWTNPEELSFTNPVKASGPPSTERMALFCDGTVRLMNPNMGDEIWQKLIQPADGSDPDLNKTALRYIRPAPKPRTLTMKQKKFQQDSRRRMLKVNDLRIIGLAMIQFESVYGRISPTENQLVDGKALLSWRVHILPFLGEQELYKEFHTNEPWDSPHNKTLLNKMPKVFKSDGVKQDGYTTYMTFTGKGTPFSGGLGPKLEDFKDGLSKTILFVSAGPSKAVPWTRPVDLPLVPQNPAKVIGIQSDDFLQILLADGSVKRIPSSITPETLKHLIQIDDGNDINWDELK, from the coding sequence ATGAATCGTCTCAGAGAAATCAGTCTACCACGACTTCTTATTTTGGCCATCTGTCTTCTAGTAGTCTGTCGATACTGTTACACCACTCATGCTCAGTCAACTTCAACAGATGCCCTAATCAAACGGCAGGCCAAGGTACAACAGTCACTTTGGCAACTGAATCTTGCTTTTGTAAAATTCCAAAATCCATATTACCTTCCAGATATCAAGAAGCATCCGGAGTATTATGATCAACAAGGTGATTTGAAGCTAAGTTGGCGAGTTCACCTCCTGCCTTATCTTGGCAAACAGAATCTCTATGATCGATTTAAGCTAGATGAATCATGGGACAGCCCTGCGAATGCGCCGCTCGCAAAACAGATGCCAGATGTCTACCGTTCCCCCGATAGCCCTCTTGCGACCAACCGAACGCGTTTTCGTGGCTTCCAGGGTTCCTGGATAACGAATACGGAGGGAAACAAAGTTCCTACATCCATCTTTGCTGCAGGTCAGACGACACAACCCCGTGATATTACTGATGGCATGAGTAATACATTGCTGATTCTGGAAACGGGGCCTGACCAGGCCGTGGTATGGACCAATCCGGAAGAGTTATCATTCACAAACCCAGTTAAAGCATCTGGGCCGCCTTCTACCGAACGAATGGCTCTTTTCTGTGATGGGACGGTTCGTCTTATGAATCCAAATATGGGCGATGAAATTTGGCAAAAACTGATTCAACCTGCTGATGGATCGGATCCGGATCTTAACAAGACTGCTCTTCGATATATTAGACCAGCTCCCAAGCCCCGCACGCTCACGATGAAACAAAAAAAATTCCAACAGGACAGCCGCCGACGCATGTTAAAGGTTAACGATCTGAGAATTATCGGGCTGGCAATGATTCAATTTGAATCTGTGTATGGCCGCATTTCGCCAACAGAGAATCAACTGGTCGATGGTAAAGCTTTGTTAAGCTGGCGTGTTCACATTCTACCCTTTCTGGGAGAACAGGAACTCTACAAAGAATTTCACACAAATGAGCCTTGGGATAGCCCGCATAATAAAACACTCCTCAACAAAATGCCGAAGGTCTTTAAAAGTGACGGAGTCAAACAGGATGGCTATACAACTTATATGACCTTTACCGGAAAAGGAACTCCCTTTTCAGGAGGACTAGGTCCCAAACTTGAAGATTTCAAAGATGGATTATCAAAAACCATTCTGTTCGTTTCTGCAGGGCCGTCTAAAGCCGTTCCCTGGACAAGACCAGTTGACCTTCCACTTGTACCCCAAAATCCAGCGAAAGTAATCGGTATACAATCAGACGATTTTCTACAAATCCTTCTAGCTGATGGTAGTGTGAAACGAATTCCTTCATCCATTACTCCAGAAACATTGAAACATCTAATCCAGATAGACGATGGAAACGACATCAATTGGGATGAATTGAAATAG